A segment of the Streptomyces sp. NBC_01235 genome:
GGGCTCCACCTCGTCCAGGGTGAAGTCGACGGTGTAGTTGATGGGCGGCCCCGGCAGTCGCCCCGCCTGCAGCTCGCGCAGGAAGTCGATGCCGGCCATGCGCGCGGCGGCCTCCGCCGAGATCGCGGGATCGTCCCATTGATACGTACGCGTTCGCCCCACGGTCCAGCGCCCTTCCCTCTGACTGTCAGCTGACTTTTTCAAGTGAAGCTAGACTTCTCTTCACCTGACTGTCAATGACGAAGCCAGACCCCTTACGATGGCGGGATGGAGTGGCTTGAGGCGAGCACAGAGAACTGCCCCGTCCAGCGCACGCTCGACGTGATCGGGGAGAAATGGACGCTGCTGATCCTGCGTGACGCCGTCAACGGAGTCCGCCGCTTCGACGACTTCCACCGCCATATCGGCCTGTCGGAGGCCGTCCTCAGCGACCGCCTCCGCAAGCTGACCTCGTCCGGCATCCTGAGGACCGTCCCCTACCGGGAGCCCGGCAGCCGCTCGCGCAACGAATACCGTCTGACCCGCAAGGGCTGGGACCTATGGCCCGTTCTGATGGCGCTGAGCCAGTGGGGCGAGGCATACACCCTCGGTTCCGAGGGTCCTGTACTGGACGTCCGCCACACCGAGTGCGACGCCCCGGTCCGCGTCGTCGTCGAGTGCTCCGCGGAGCACTCCACCCTCACTCCCCGTGAAGTCACCGCCCGGCTGGGAACAGGCGCCCGCCTCCGGTCGTGAGCCATCGACCTCACGGTCGCCAGACTGCGGTGAGACATCAGCTGAGTGCCGTGCACTCCGCCGCCGTTGCCCCTCAGCGCACGATCTGACTTCGGCGCGCCGCCGAACCGAACTCGATGGGCGCTCCGGACGCAGGGTTCAGCGCCTTCACCGTCCCCGCCGTCGCCGCCGTCCCGCCGTCGCCGGCACACCGGCCGCACCGGCCGCACCGATGAGCGGTTCCACGGTGAGCCTTGCCCCCTGGCGGGATCCTGATGAAACCGTCGCGCGCGACGTGGTTGCGAGAGAGCCCGTCACCTGACGCGCCGGGAGCCACCGACACCCTCGTACAGTCTTCGGTTGGGCGACAGCTCGACTGCGGTCAGCTGACTGCGCCGCATCGGCGACAGTAGGGCGTCAGGTTGGGCGCGTTCCGGCATCCCGCCTCCCATGCACGTAGGGCGAGAGCTGGCGAAAAGAGGCCCGAGGAAGAGTGCAGGGCCGGGGACGCTCTCGACATCTTCCGCCTGCACGGGGTGGCCCCGTTCGCAGCGGATCTGGGCGTCGACGTGCGGGCCGCATCCGCGGTGTCGCGCCAGTACGGCCGAGCCCTCCGGGTCGGCGCGGCAGCGGTCGCCCCACCGCAGGAGCCCATCACGGCCGGGACCAGATCCATGCCCTTGGGCGTGATCACGTACTTCGGCCGGCTCCGCGAGCCCGGCTCCTTGCAGGTCTCGGTGGCCAGGATCCTTTCTTCCACAGCATCCGGGAGCCGCGCCGCGAGGAGGTTGCGAGGACAGCCGAGGACGCGTTCGAAGTCGCTGAACCTGGACGAGCCGTACCAGACCTCGCGCAGGACCAGGATCGTCCACTTCTCACCCACGACCTCAAGGGTCCGGGCAATCGAGCAGCTTGGCATGTCCCGGTCGAGACGGGGCCCATGCGGACGCCCTGAAGAGCTTCGATCCCTGCCTCCACGGGGGGGGTGATCCCAAGCCTCCTGAGTTTACTTTTCTATACTCAGTCGGTAGCGTCATGACCAGCACATCAACCCGGCCGCACGCGAGAAACGGGTGCACAAGGGGACCTGCGCTGAAGAATCAGATCGACCACCAGAACACCCACGCAGAAGGGCGGCCGACATGAAGGCCTTCGTCGTCGAGAAGTACGGCAATGACGGCGCGCGCGCCGCAGACGTACCCGAGCCCACGGTCGGGGACCGCGACGTCCTGGTCAGAGTGAGCGCCGCCAGTATCAACCCGCTGGACAAAATGCTCCGCAACGGGGAGTTCAAGCAGCTCCTGAAGTACAGGCTTCCGTTCGTGCTCGGCCACGACGTGGCCGGCGTCGTGACCCGGGTCGGCTCCGCCGTACACGGCCTCAAAGTCGGCGACGAGGTCTACGCCCGTCCGCGCGACCTGCGGATCGGCGGCTTCGCGGAGTTCATCGCGATCGACATGGACGATGTCGCGCCCAAGCCGGCCTCGCTCACCCTCCAAGAGGCGGCCGCGGTGCCGCTGGTGGCCTTGGCCGCCTGGCAGGTTCTCGTCGACCGTGCCCATGTGAAGCCGGGTCAGAAGGTGCTCATCCACGCCGGTGCCGGTGGCCTCGGCTCGACAGTCATCCAGCTCGCCAAGCACCTCGGTGCCACCGTGGCGACGACCACGGACACCGAGACCGAGAAGTTGGTCAGGAGCCTCGGCGCCGACGTCGTCGTCGATTACACCAAGGAAGACTTCTCGAAGGTGCTGTCCGGCTACGACCTGGTGGTGGACTCCCTGGGCGGGGCGAACCTCGAGAAGTCGCTGACCGTGCTGAAGCCCGGCGGCCTGGCCATCAGTGTCGTCGGCCCGCCGGACGCCGGCTTCGCCAAGCAGCTCGGCGCCCCCTCCTTCCTGGGCCTGATCATGAACGCGCTCAGTCGCAAGATCCGTAAGCAGGCGAAAGCGCTGGGCGTGCGCTACCAGTTCTTCTTCATGCAGGCCAACGGCTCCCAGCTGCGCAAACTCGGCGCGCTCTACGACAGCGGGAAGCTCCGCCCGGTCATCGACAGCACCTTCCCGTTCGACCAGACGCTCGAGGCGATGGCGCACGTCGAGCAGGGCCGCACCAAGGCCGGCAAGGTCGTGGTCTCGATGGCGCCCGACAACGACTGAGACCGTGCCGGCCACAGGCCCTCCGTCCGGCACGGTCACCGGAGAGGCGACGACGCCATGGGCGATCCCATGGCGACTACGGTCGCGGAGAGTCGCCGCTGTGGGCGTCTCGGTACGTTCCGCACACCATATGGCTCGCGACACAGCGCGCCACACGGCTCTACGCCGCCCCGAGCCGAGGTCAAGCCCTCGTTCCCGCCGCGTATCAGGAGTGGGATCACTGCGCACGGACCGACACGCATGCGCGGGCAGACACGCTCAGGACAGCAGCGTCCGTCCGCCGAGCGCACGTTGCCAGTTGGGAGTGCGATCCTTGTCGACCAGGGCCGCACGCACGCCCTCCAGGAAGTCCGGCTTGCGGATGGTCGTACGCGTGAGGGCGAGTTCGGCGGCGAGGCACTCGCGCAACGTGTGCTGCCCGCCTCGTGCCAGCAGGGCGTGAGTGATCTCCAGGCTCTGCGGCGAGGCGGACTCCAGGGCGACCAGCGCGGCTGCCGCCCAGGGGGTGTCGAGGTGGCGCAGGCGTTTCTCGATCTCGCCGAGGGTCGGCGCGCCGAACGCCCAGTCCACGTCACCGCGCACCTCCGCCAGCCTGCTGCCCGCCACCGGGGAGCGGCCGGCAAGGCGCTTCAGGACGACGTCCACCGGGTCGCCGGGACTGTCGGCCAGGGCGTCCCCCACCGCGTCGAGCCCGTCCGCGGGGACGAAGTGCGTGCCCAGCCCCGTGTACAGGGCGTCAGCCGCGTCGAGCCGGTGCCCGGTCAGACCCAGGTACATGCCGATCGCGCCGGGCAGCCTCGGCAGAAAGTAGCTGGCCCCGACGTCCGGGAAGAACCCGATCCCGGTCTCGGGCATCGCCAGCACCGCGCGCTCGGTGACGACGCGGAAGTTGCCGTGGACGGACAGACCGAGACCGCCGCCCATGCACAGGCCGTCGATGAGCGACACGACCGGCACGGGATACTCGGCGATCCGGGCGTTGAGCCGGTACTCGGAGGCGAAGAACCGCTCGCTGGCCTCGGCATCCCCGGCGAGACTGTGCTCACGGATCGTACGGATGTCGCCACCGGCGCAGAACGCCTTCGTGCTGGTGCTGGCGAACACCACAGCGGACAGCGGTGTGTGCTCCCACTCGGCGAGCACACGGTCGATGGCGACGACCATGCCTGTCGTCAGGGCGTTGAGCGCCTTGGGCCGGTTCAAAAGGATGCGGCCGACGCCCCGGTGGACGTCGGCGAGAATCTCGACCGCAGCGGTATCAGTCATGGGTCAGCACCTCGTACTCCGCGCGGACCTGGCTGTCGTGGCCATCACGTTCCTCACTCGCCGGGTGTCAGCCGTAGATCTGCGCGTAGAGATCCCGGATCTCTTCCACGGTGGGTACGACGGGGTTGTTGGCGAGGGATCCGGACGCGAGCGCCTGCTCGGCCATGAGGGCAACAGGCGGAACCACTCGTCCTTGTCGATGCCGTGGGCTTGGGGGCACCTCAAGATTCTGGCACAGGGCTCGGAGCGCCTCCACGAGCCCATCGGCGGCCAAGGCGTCACTGTCGCCGTCGGTGGCGGCTCCGCCCCAGGCGCGAGCCGATCGAGTCGCACCTGATCCCTGGCCCCGTGGCTGTCAGGGGGTCATCCGGTTGAACTTGCGCACGAGCTTGTCGAAGGTCCGGGCGGGGACGATGCGGCGCAGCACTTTGAGGCGTGGGGCAAGCGAGCCGGTGGGATGGCTCAGTTTCGGCTTCCGCTCGGTCGCTGCCGCGACGACCACCTTGGCGATGGCGGCGCAGTCCGCGCAGGCGGGGCGCCGGGCTTCGCGTGCCGCGGCTACCTGTTGCCCGGCCGGGCCCTGCTCCCGCAGCAGCTCCAGCGCGGTCGCCACGATCGGGATACCCGTCGTAGGAGTGGAAGCCGTCCTCGCGGTCCCAGCTGCCTTGCCGGTGCGGACGGGTGAGGCCGGCGGCCTTCGCCATCCGGCTCTTGGCGGAACGCTTGCCGACCTGGTGGAAGACGAGCAGGACAGGCAAGGTGCACACGCTCGTATCCCTCCCAGGCGGGTGCTGATCAGCGGGGCCGTACTGACGCTCGTCGGCGAGCTGGCCAGGGAACGGCCGGTGCTGATCGCCGTCGACGACGCCCAGTGGCTGGACGAGCCCTCCGCACAGTGCCTGGCCTTCGTTGCCCGCCGACTGCGCGACGAGCCCGTGGCCATGCTCCTGACCGGACACGACGATCCCGTGGAGGGACCGTGGGAGGAGCTGGCGGCGATGGAGGTCCGTGGGCTGGGCGACGAGGACGCCCGGCTGCTCGCCGGTGCCGTCGCTCCGCACGCGGACGAGGCGGTGATCCGCCGCACGGTCCGCGTGGCGGCCGGCAATCCGCTCGCGCTCCAGGAACTGCCCACATCCATGGCGGCGGGCGACATCTCGACGCACCCTCTCGTCGGTGAGCAGATCGCCGTCGGGCCCCGCCTGCGCCGCGCCTTCCGTGCCCGCATCGAGAGGTTGTCCGCGCCCGCCCGCACCGCGCTTCTTCTCATCGCCGCCGATGACCGCAGCGATCGAAACACCATGTGCCAGGCGAATCTTGTGCTCGGCCTCGACTCGGTCGCGTGGGACGAGGCGATGCACTCGGGCCTGCTGACCACGCGTTCGGACGGTCGTATCCGCCTCCGCCACCAGCTGATGGGGGCGGTGGTCTACGAGGAGGCACCGGCCGCGGACCGACAGGCGGTTCATCGCGCGCTCGCCTCCGTGCTGAGCGGTGAGAACGCCGACGAGTTGCGCCCGTGGCACCTCGCCGCGGCTGTGGAAGCCGCGGGCGGACCTGACGGGGAGGTGGCGCGGCTGCTGGAGAAGTCGGCCGATCGCTCCTGGGCACGCGGCGGCTGTGCCACGGCCGGCCGTGCCCTGCGGCGCGCGGCGGCGCTGTCCCCCTCCACGGACGACGCGGCCAGGCGGCTGGCTCTCGGAGCGAAGGCGGCCTGGGAGGCCGGCCAGGCCGATATGGCGCGGGACATGCTGGCGCGGGCCGAACGGATCTCCTCCGAAGCCAAGGTCGCGGACCTCAGTGAGGGGTTGCGCGGGCTGATCGAGTTCACGCACGGCCATCTCGAGATCGCCTGCCGTCGGCTTGCCCGGGACATGGAGCGGGTGGCCGATCCCGGGCAGGCGTTCAGGCTCGGCAGCATGGCGCTGTGGTCGGCGTGGGCGGTCGGGCACGGCGAACTGCAGCGCGAGACGCTCCACCGGCTCGAGCGGCGGCTCTCACAGGGGGACTTCCCGAACGCCGGTCTGCTGCTGTTGCTGCGCGCATGGTGGACGGAGGAGCGGGACTGCGGCACCGGTGACCGCGACCAGATGGTGGCTCTCGGCGGTGAGGGCTTCAACCGGCTCAGCGGCAGTTCCTGGCTTCTGATGCCACCGGCACCGCTGGGGATGGCCTGGGGCATCGAGCACGTCATTGGGGCGGGCCTCCACCGCGAGATCGACCAGCTGCGGCACACCGACCAGGTGACGGCCCTGACCCAGGCGCTGGCCCAGACCGTGATGGTAGACATCGCGCAGGGATCCTGGGCCTTGGCCGAGGCGAATGCCATCGAGGGACTCCGAGTGGCGGAGGAGATCGGCGACGACAAATCGGCGTCGCAGTACCGCAGCGGTCTCGGATGGCTGGCAGCCGCGCGAGGCGATGAGCGGAGCGTCGCGGACCATGCCGCCCGGACGTCGAGCTTTGGGTGCCGCGCGGAGTGCGCGTCTTCAGCGCGGCCGCGCAGTGGAGCCTCGGTATGTCGGCGCTCTTCGCCGGCCGGGCCGAGGAGGCTGTGGGCCGCCTGGTCCGGCTGACCGAGGACGGGCACCACGCGGCGCACCCCACCATCGCGATCCTGGCCGCGCCGGACACCGCTGAGGCCGCGGTCCAGGCCGGGCAGCGGGCGACGGCCGAGGAACAGGCGCGGTTGCTGCGGCGGTGGGCGGAGCGGTCCAACGCGCCCTGGGCGGTCTCCGCGATGCACCTTGTCCATGCCCTGCTGGCGTCCCGAGCGGATGCGGAGAAACAGTTCCAGCTCGCGCTGGATGTCCCCGGAGCCCAGTCGCGGCCCTTCGCCTACGCCCGCACCCGCCTGCTGTATGGCGAGTGGCTGCGTCGAGCCCGCCGCCGTACCGACGCCCGGGCACAGCTGGCCGAAGCCGCGGAAACGTTCCGGCGACTCGACGCGGCTCCCCTGCTCGCCCGCACCCGGGCCGAACAGGAGCTGGCCGGGCAGCAACCGCGCCGCGACTCGGCACCGGACCGGGACGCCGCAACGGTCCTGACCGCGCAGGAGTCGCGAGTCGTACGGCTGGCCGCGGAGGGACTCACCAACCGGGAGATCGGGGCACAGCTGCTGATCAGTCCTCGTACGGTGGGCTATCACCTGGCCAACGTCTTCCCCAAGCTCGGCATCGTCTCGCGCGCCGACCTCGCGCGCATCGATTTCGGGGACGGGCTGCGTCTGATGGACTGACCGGGGGCCTCTCGGGACCGACTGAGTGGCGGCTGATGCCCGGCGTCGGCCGCCCTTCTGCCCAGGAGTACCCGGAAGGCTTCTCGTCGGCACCATCCTGTCGCTCTCGCCGTTGGCGACGAGCACCGGCTGGTGGATGACGGAGAGGTCATGTGGCTGCTCCAGCCCCCAGCGGTGAATGGCCTTGAGCTGGTTGTTGTACGAGATGGGGGAGATCGCCTTATCCCGGTCGGCGGTGCGCTCCTTCAGACGGGCCAGGAATTGCTTTCCGGCTCGGCGCCCTCCGCGGTGCGGGTGAAGAAGAGGAACTGCTTCGGGTCCTGAAGAGTGAACAGCGCTCGGACGGTGTCGAGATGCGACAGCCAGGTCACGTTCTTGATGCCTCGCCGCCGGCAGGACCGGTGCCGCTGAGGATGAGCTTGCGGACGAGTTGCGGTTCGTCCTGGGCGATCACCTGGGCGATCATGCCGCCCATCGAGAAGCCGTGGATGTCGACGTGCTCGAGCCCGAGCGCCCGGATGAAGGTGACGGCGTCCTTCGCCATCGCCTGGATCGTGCGCGGCGTCGAGCCGGTGGAAGCGCCGATGCCCCGGTTGTCGAAGGTGATGACCCGGCGCTTGGCGGCGATGCCGTCGACGACCCGGGGGTCCCAGTTGTCGAGGACCGCGGCGAGGTGCGTGATGAAGACCACCGGGACGCCGGACCGCGGGCCGAGGTCACGGTAGGCGAAGGTCACTCCGCAGGCGGTGAGGGTGCGAGTGGGGACGTTCTTGTACGACGTCACCACGCCGCCCCGTACATCCTGTGCGTCATTCATGGCCGTGTCCTTCGGCTCGGGGGATCATCGAGACGGCCGGCCGCCGGTTCAAGCGGGACGGCATCGACGGATCAGGTATATCGGCGCTCATACAGGACGTGGGGCTGACCAACGGCGCCTTCTACGCCCACTTCACATCCAAGGACAACCTCATCACCACCACGGTCGCCGACCAACTGCAGGCGCAGAACGCGAGCATCGTCGCGCAGGCGGCGTCCGGTCGCGCCGGAGTCGAACAGATCGCGCGGTGGTACCTGTCCGCCCAGCAGCGCGACAACCCCGGCGACGGCTGCCCCTCCGCCGCCCTGCTCGACGAGATCGCGCGCAGCGCGGACCCGACCAAGCAGGCGTACACCGATGGCGTGCTGATCGTCGTCGACGGCATCGCGGCCCGCCTGGCACCCGACGATCCACTTTCGGTCCGCACCAGGACGCTCAGCGCCTACGCCATGATGGCCGGAACGCTGCAGCTCTCCCGAGCCCTCGCCGACCGGCGACTCGCCGATGAACTACTTGAGCAGGGCATCCACAACGCCCTCGCACAACTGGGCGTCGAACATGAGCATGCCATGGTTTCGAACTGACGCACCCACCAAAGCCGCAAGGCACCCCTCGCTTCCGCACGGCACACCGCATGGTCCGACACGGCCGGGTAGGCCTCGGGCTTGCGCTTGCCGGTGCGAAGAAGACCGCCGCCCCGGACTCGGCCACGTATTCCAGCAGGGTGGTCTTGCCGATGCCGGGGTCACCCCACAGCACCAGCGTTGCCCGTCGCCCTGACGGGCACCGTCAAGGATCCGGTCAAGAGCTGCCTGCTCCGGGCGCCGTCCGTACAGGTCCAGTTGCTTGAAAGCTTAATGGGCTGCGGTCGCCCGGAGCCACTGCCGGCAACCCGAGTTCAACGACACCAGGTCACATTTGACGGACACGGTGACGGACACGGTGACGGATCCGTTTTCCTCGCATCCTCCGTAGCGTCGGGCGTGATCAGTGAACTCGCGCCCCACCGCAGGAGAAAGACATGGCGACGGCGATCCGGGGTCGGGAGCGTCGGCAGGACAGTGGCTCGGCTCGTTGTGACGGACGCCGCTATCGCCGCGGCGGCCACGGACCCGAAACCGAGGCTGCGCTACACCGCCGTCCCGACCGTCGGCCGCGTCAGCACGTTGTGCCGCGTCGCCCCGCCCGGCCCTCGGCCAGCAGCGCTGCGCACCCGGCCGGCCGGCTGACCCGCTCGTCCGTCAAGCAGATCGGGACCTCGAGGCAACAGCAAGGAGAAGCACGACATGGCCACGTGTCCGCGAGATCTGGTTCTGGGCGTCGCCACTGCCAGTTCAGGGCGCCCCGACGAACACGCATCCCTGACGAACCGTCAGGGTCACCCTTGGAGCGAACGATGAAGCAACCCAGCACGATCGGCGTGGAGCGGCTGACACCAGGAATCCGCAAGATCACATTCTCGAATCCACCGGTGAATCTCGTCGTCGGGGAGACCGTGTCCCGACTGGTCGAAGTCGTCACGGAGCTGAGCGAGGACCCGCAGGTTCACGTCGCCGTCTTCACCAGCAGTACACCCGGCTACTTCTTCAACCACTTCGATCTCGACCGGGTGGCCGACTTCATGCCCTCCGATCCGGAGGCGACGCCGGCGTGGATCGATCTCGTGATACGGCTGTCCACAGCTCCGTTCATCAGCATCGCGTCCATCCGCGGACGGACCAGGGGCGGCGGGGACGAACTGGCCCTGGCCTGCGATCTGCGCTACGCCAGCCGCGAGCACGCGGTGTTCGGCCAGCCCGAGGTCGGCGGCGGGATTCTTCCCGGCGGCGGGGGCACAGAACGCCTGCCCCGACTCATCGGACGGGATCGGGCACTCGAAGCCATCCTCAGCAGCAATGACTACGACGCCGACACGGCAGAACGCTACGGATGGGTGACCCGCACGGTCGCCGACGCCGAGCTGGACGGCTTCGTGGACGGTGTGGCAACCCGGCTGGCGTCATTCGACAAGGCGGCGCTGGCAGCCGCCAAGGCGCAGGTCAACCGGGCGACGCTCCCGCCCGATGCCGACCTGCGAGCGGCCTACACGCAATTCCTGAGCTCCCTGACCTGGCCAGGGCCGCAGGCATTCCTGCCCCGGTTCGAGAAGCTCCTTGCCGAAAAGGGTCCCGAAGAGGTGGAACTCCACTTGGGCGACTACCTCGGCATCGCACGCCAGGAGAGCCGGTGAGCACCGGCTGCGAAGACCCGTTCGCGACCAGAGGATGACGCCTCCGGGATCACCTCCTGCGCCACGATCACAACGGCCTCCACCTGTTCGACGCCGACGGGCGGCCGGGCCGAGGCTCGTCGACCGGGCTCGGTCGGCCTGCCGCTCTGGGTGTCCAAGTCCGTAGTGGTGCGTGAGGACGGCGCCGAGGCCGCCGTCGACGAGTGCGGCGGGTGATGCGAGGGCCGGCGGTGGCGGTCTCGGTCACCTGCTCGCCGTCCGCTCGTGGTCTTTCCCGCGCCGCACCGCACGTTTCGGGATCCTTTCTCAGATCGCCGGACGTGACCA
Coding sequences within it:
- a CDS encoding NADP-dependent oxidoreductase — protein: MKAFVVEKYGNDGARAADVPEPTVGDRDVLVRVSAASINPLDKMLRNGEFKQLLKYRLPFVLGHDVAGVVTRVGSAVHGLKVGDEVYARPRDLRIGGFAEFIAIDMDDVAPKPASLTLQEAAAVPLVALAAWQVLVDRAHVKPGQKVLIHAGAGGLGSTVIQLAKHLGATVATTTDTETEKLVRSLGADVVVDYTKEDFSKVLSGYDLVVDSLGGANLEKSLTVLKPGGLAISVVGPPDAGFAKQLGAPSFLGLIMNALSRKIRKQAKALGVRYQFFFMQANGSQLRKLGALYDSGKLRPVIDSTFPFDQTLEAMAHVEQGRTKAGKVVVSMAPDND
- a CDS encoding winged helix-turn-helix transcriptional regulator; this translates as MEWLEASTENCPVQRTLDVIGEKWTLLILRDAVNGVRRFDDFHRHIGLSEAVLSDRLRKLTSSGILRTVPYREPGSRSRNEYRLTRKGWDLWPVLMALSQWGEAYTLGSEGPVLDVRHTECDAPVRVVVECSAEHSTLTPREVTARLGTGARLRS
- a CDS encoding winged helix-turn-helix transcriptional regulator, which produces MPSCSIARTLEVVGEKWTILVLREVWYGSSRFSDFERVLGCPRNLLAARLPDAVEERILATETCKEPGSRSRPKYVITPKGMDLVPAVMGSCGGATAAAPTRRARPYWRDTADAARTSTPRSAANGATPCRRKMSRASPALHSSSGLFSPALALRAWEAGCRNAPNLTPYCRRCGAVS
- a CDS encoding alpha/beta fold hydrolase, translated to MNDAQDVRGGVVTSYKNVPTRTLTACGVTFAYRDLGPRSGVPVVFITHLAAVLDNWDPRVVDGIAAKRRVITFDNRGIGASTGSTPRTIQAMAKDAVTFIRALGLEHVDIHGFSMGGMIAQVIAQDEPQLVRKLILSGTGPAGGEASRT
- a CDS encoding TetR/AcrR family transcriptional regulator, translated to MRHSWPCPSARGIIETAGRRFKRDGIDGSGISALIQDVGLTNGAFYAHFTSKDNLITTTVADQLQAQNASIVAQAASGRAGVEQIARWYLSAQQRDNPGDGCPSAALLDEIARSADPTKQAYTDGVLIVVDGIAARLAPDDPLSVRTRTLSAYAMMAGTLQLSRALADRRLADELLEQGIHNALAQLGVEHEHAMVSN
- a CDS encoding LuxR C-terminal-related transcriptional regulator yields the protein MSALFAGRAEEAVGRLVRLTEDGHHAAHPTIAILAAPDTAEAAVQAGQRATAEEQARLLRRWAERSNAPWAVSAMHLVHALLASRADAEKQFQLALDVPGAQSRPFAYARTRLLYGEWLRRARRRTDARAQLAEAAETFRRLDAAPLLARTRAEQELAGQQPRRDSAPDRDAATVLTAQESRVVRLAAEGLTNREIGAQLLISPRTVGYHLANVFPKLGIVSRADLARIDFGDGLRLMD
- a CDS encoding enoyl-CoA hydratase/isomerase family protein; this translates as MTDTAAVEILADVHRGVGRILLNRPKALNALTTGMVVAIDRVLAEWEHTPLSAVVFASTSTKAFCAGGDIRTIREHSLAGDAEASERFFASEYRLNARIAEYPVPVVSLIDGLCMGGGLGLSVHGNFRVVTERAVLAMPETGIGFFPDVGASYFLPRLPGAIGMYLGLTGHRLDAADALYTGLGTHFVPADGLDAVGDALADSPGDPVDVVLKRLAGRSPVAGSRLAEVRGDVDWAFGAPTLGEIEKRLRHLDTPWAAAALVALESASPQSLEITHALLARGGQHTLRECLAAELALTRTTIRKPDFLEGVRAALVDKDRTPNWQRALGGRTLLS
- a CDS encoding enoyl-CoA hydratase/isomerase family protein is translated as MERLTPGIRKITFSNPPVNLVVGETVSRLVEVVTELSEDPQVHVAVFTSSTPGYFFNHFDLDRVADFMPSDPEATPAWIDLVIRLSTAPFISIASIRGRTRGGGDELALACDLRYASREHAVFGQPEVGGGILPGGGGTERLPRLIGRDRALEAILSSNDYDADTAERYGWVTRTVADAELDGFVDGVATRLASFDKAALAAAKAQVNRATLPPDADLRAAYTQFLSSLTWPGPQAFLPRFEKLLAEKGPEEVELHLGDYLGIARQESR